TCAAGCTTTGTTCTCCTTTTTTAAAAGACTCTTTAGCTTTCTGAAAACATCATCTTGTGTACTAATCTCTATAAAATTAATACTTCTCTTTACGCACTCTTTTCTCCATTTTATTTTATCTAATGTCCAATAATTTTTATAATTATCCAATATCGTTTTACTAAATCCTGAAGCCAAAAAATTTTCACCTGTTTCAATGTCTTCATAAGTTAAAACCCCATATTGAGGAAGATTTTCATCAAAAAAATCTGTAAGCCTTACTGCAATAATATTATGACGTTTACTGAGAACAGTTAAAGACTTAAAATAATCACTAGCTTTAAAATCTGAAATAATGATAATTAAAGACCTTTTCTTATAATATTCAGCTGTATTTTTAAATATATAAGTTAAATTACTACCCCTCTTAAGCTTTCTATTTATTGTTTCATTTAAAATTAATCCTAAGTGTGCATGCCCTTTTCTAGAAGGAATAAACTTATCCGTTTCTCTTGAAAAAAAAGTGATACCTATCTTGTCATTATTGAAAAATGCCATATGCGCAAAAATAGAAACTAACAAATCCTGAATCTCTTTTTTATTAGTCACACTTCCCAAACTCATCGAAAGTGAATTATCAACGAGAAGATGAAGATTCATCCCCTTATCTTCCTTGAAAACCTTTGAAAATATGCTATCCGTCTTAGAACTAACATTCCAATCAATAAATCTAGCATCATCAGATTCCTCATAGGGTCTAAACTCATGGAATTCAAGCCCAAGACCCTTGAAAATCGAACGATATCCGCCAAAATTAAGCTCTAAGAGCATCTTTCTTGAAAAAAACTTTAAAGCTTTTATTTTAGTCTTAATACTAGTATTTGATTCACGATCATATTGCATATTAAAATTAAACCTCTAAGGAAGCGCCACAGCTGAAAGAAGTATTTTGATAATATCATCAGTATTCATCTCTTCAACTTCTGCCTCATAAGATGGAATAATTCTATGCCTTAGTACATTATAAGCTACAGCCTTAACATCTTCCGGAAGAACAAATAAGCGTCCCTCATAAAGAGCATTAACACGCGCACATTTAAGCAAACTAAGTGATGCCCTAGGCGATGCTCCAAATTCAATATATTTAGTAAATGGATATGTTTTTTTATCATTTTCACGAGAAGCTGCTATTAAAGTAACAATATAAAGCATTATCTTATCATCCACCTTCACCTTACCAACTATCCGCTTAAGATCTGATAAAGAATAAGAATTCATTACCTTTGCAACCTTAATATTCTCAAGACCGCCGTCAACTGAGAATATTTTCAAAAGTTTTATTTCATCTTGAATAGCAGGATAATTTACATTAACCTTCAACAAAAATCTATCAAGTTGAGCTTCTGGCAAATTATAAGTTCCTTCTTGTTCAATTGGATTTTGTGTCGCAAGAACAAAGAATGGCTCGGGGAGTTTATGTGTCTCATCGCCAAGTGTTACTTGGCGCTCACCCATTGCCTCAAGAAGTGCTGATTGAACCTTGGCAGGCGCTCTATTAATCTCGTCTGCTAAAATAAT
The sequence above is drawn from the Candidatus Borreliella tachyglossi genome and encodes:
- a CDS encoding DUF58 domain-containing protein: MQYDRESNTSIKTKIKALKFFSRKMLLELNFGGYRSIFKGLGLEFHEFRPYEESDDARFIDWNVSSKTDSIFSKVFKEDKGMNLHLLVDNSLSMSLGSVTNKKEIQDLLVSIFAHMAFFNNDKIGITFFSRETDKFIPSRKGHAHLGLILNETINRKLKRGSNLTYIFKNTAEYYKKRSLIIIISDFKASDYFKSLTVLSKRHNIIAVRLTDFFDENLPQYGVLTYEDIETGENFLASGFSKTILDNYKNYWTLDKIKWRKECVKRSINFIEISTQDDVFRKLKSLLKKENKA
- a CDS encoding AAA family ATPase; this translates as MKNSFQIDSEVENALSLINKFRREVASRILGQREMIDAILMGILTEGHVLLEGVPGLAKTLTIQTVSDVLDLGFKRVQFTPDLLPSDLTGNMVYKNTTGTFKVRKGPVFSNIILADEINRAPAKVQSALLEAMGERQVTLGDETHKLPEPFFVLATQNPIEQEGTYNLPEAQLDRFLLKVNVNYPAIQDEIKLLKIFSVDGGLENIKVAKVMNSYSLSDLKRIVGKVKVDDKIMLYIVTLIAASRENDKKTYPFTKYIEFGASPRASLSLLKCARVNALYEGRLFVLPEDVKAVAYNVLRHRIIPSYEAEVEEMNTDDIIKILLSAVALP